In one Candidatus Eisenbacteria bacterium genomic region, the following are encoded:
- a CDS encoding SH3 domain-containing protein — protein MRAGRLTFLLALCLLAAPASADYLKTSRTAVVRQEHESGSTEVARLPKGEAVALIGSRQSAGYYHVRLADGADGWVYRTFVRRFPGPLPGASGGETESPTPGAGALDASAFAPSDCPPEGDTQLPQLRELNRLKNRVIGPAPSAVVGTPIEDLVYPGDDRTRWSTGRAVEVVGYVHDVKVGGIETCNCRAKDAEERDTHIELVQTPEATDVDERLVVEVTPTWRRFMRTTRGVDWSTAALKGSILGKWVKVRGWLLFDTQHVQNATNTNPDGSNLWRATCWEVHPITGLDVVAAPVQ, from the coding sequence GTGCGCGCCGGCCGTCTCACGTTCCTCCTCGCCCTCTGCCTGCTCGCCGCCCCGGCGAGCGCCGACTACCTCAAGACCTCGCGGACGGCGGTCGTCCGGCAGGAGCACGAGTCCGGTTCGACCGAGGTGGCGCGACTGCCCAAGGGCGAGGCCGTCGCACTCATCGGCTCGCGCCAGAGCGCTGGGTACTACCACGTCCGACTTGCGGACGGCGCGGATGGTTGGGTCTACCGCACGTTCGTGCGCCGCTTTCCCGGCCCGCTGCCCGGCGCGAGCGGGGGCGAGACCGAATCCCCGACGCCCGGCGCCGGCGCCCTCGACGCCTCCGCCTTCGCTCCCAGCGACTGCCCGCCCGAGGGCGACACCCAGCTTCCGCAACTGCGCGAACTCAACCGCCTCAAGAATCGGGTGATCGGCCCGGCGCCGTCGGCGGTCGTCGGCACGCCGATCGAGGACCTGGTGTATCCGGGCGACGACCGCACGCGCTGGTCCACCGGCCGGGCGGTGGAGGTCGTGGGCTACGTCCACGACGTCAAGGTCGGCGGCATCGAGACCTGCAACTGCCGCGCGAAGGACGCCGAGGAGCGCGACACACACATCGAGCTCGTCCAGACCCCGGAGGCGACCGACGTGGACGAACGCCTCGTGGTCGAGGTGACGCCGACCTGGAGGCGCTTCATGCGCACGACGCGGGGCGTGGACTGGTCCACCGCCGCGCTCAAGGGCTCGATCCTCGGCAAGTGGGTGAAGGTGCGCGGCTGGCTCCTGTTCGACACCCAGCACGTCCAGAACGCCACGAACACGAACCCTGACGGCTCGAACCTGTGGCGGGCCACCTGCTGGGAAGTGCACCCCATCACCGGGCTGGACGTGGTGGCGGCGCCGGTGCAGTAG
- a CDS encoding alpha/beta hydrolase, translating to MISNRNVTPNGLGRTRKALSYWVTDGPAVEEFRSWEKVSADAFQRILAEAAGAYPLLEMEQHEEQKHVTLFVHGYNNTWDGAARAYRSIADHLFTGQASMGTCVLFTWPSNGSPVEYLADRGDAAASAPDLAGVLEALYDWLVERQTVAVRRPELACRAKTSMIAHSMGNYVLQKAMQAVWTRKNQPLLVSLLNQLLMVAADVDNDLFASGETVDRSDGDAIANLTYRVSVLYTGLDEILGVSAGLKHFGKRRLGRSGLDPAGRVPDNVWQVDCTRYFDPRPPHHGAYFTTPAVLDLMRQILRGTDRGVLTSQWFR from the coding sequence ATGATCTCGAATCGGAACGTGACGCCGAACGGCCTGGGCAGGACTCGCAAGGCGCTGTCGTATTGGGTCACCGACGGCCCGGCGGTGGAGGAGTTCCGCAGTTGGGAGAAGGTCTCCGCCGACGCGTTTCAACGCATACTGGCCGAAGCGGCCGGGGCCTACCCGCTGCTCGAGATGGAGCAGCACGAGGAGCAGAAGCACGTCACGCTCTTCGTCCACGGCTACAACAACACTTGGGATGGCGCGGCGCGGGCCTACCGCTCGATCGCCGACCACCTCTTCACCGGCCAGGCCTCGATGGGGACCTGCGTGCTCTTCACCTGGCCCTCGAACGGCAGCCCGGTCGAGTACCTCGCCGACCGCGGGGATGCGGCGGCCTCCGCGCCCGACCTGGCCGGTGTGCTCGAGGCGCTCTACGACTGGCTCGTCGAACGCCAGACCGTGGCCGTGCGCCGGCCCGAGCTCGCCTGCCGCGCCAAGACGTCGATGATCGCCCACAGCATGGGCAACTACGTCCTGCAGAAGGCCATGCAGGCGGTCTGGACGCGCAAGAACCAGCCGCTCCTCGTGAGCCTCCTCAACCAGCTCCTGATGGTGGCGGCCGACGTCGACAACGACCTGTTCGCAAGCGGCGAAACGGTGGACAGGAGCGACGGCGATGCCATCGCCAACCTGACGTACCGCGTCAGCGTCCTCTACACCGGGCTGGACGAGATCCTCGGCGTCTCGGCGGGCCTCAAGCACTTCGGCAAGCGCCGGCTCGGCCGCAGCGGCCTGGATCCCGCCGGCCGCGTCCCGGACAACGTCTGGCAAGTCGACTGCACCCGGTACTTCGACCCGAGACCACCGCACCACGGGGCCTACTTCACGACCCCGGCGGTTCTCGATCTGATGAGACAGATCCTCCGCGGAACCGATCGAGGAGTCCTGACGTCGCAGTGGTTTCGATGA